In Gigantopelta aegis isolate Gae_Host chromosome 6, Gae_host_genome, whole genome shotgun sequence, the following are encoded in one genomic region:
- the LOC121375373 gene encoding palmitoyl-protein thioesterase 1-like, translating to MLKIITVYVLVLLSCFFHFNYAQTPVVIWHGMGDSCCNPLSMGYIKTLIEQKVPGVYVRSLEIGSNVAEDTENGFFLNVNKQLDMVCKKLKNDVKLQKGYNAVGFSQGGQFLRAIAQKCPFPPMMNLISVGGQHQGVYGFPRCPASSTICNFIREMLNEGAYVGFVQNNLVQAEYWHDPMNEAEYRAKSIFLADINQERPTKNATYKTNLLKLKNMVLVKFAQDTMVVPKESEWFGFYKPGQSQILYNMTQSELYIKNYIGLQELYTSGRIKFLTSNSDHLRFTEEWFIENIIKPYLAPA from the exons atgttgaaaattattacAGTCTACGTCTTAGTTCTGTTATCGtgcttttttcattttaactatGCACAGACACCTGTTGTTATATGGCATGGAATGG GTGACAGTTGTTGTAATCCTTTGAGCATGGGATACATTAAAACGCTGATTGAGCAGAAAGTTCCTGGAGTTTATGTCCGGTCTCTGGAAATTGGAAGCAACGTGGCAGAG GACACAGAGAATGGATTTTTCTTGAATGTCAACAAACAGCTTGATATGGTTTGCAAAAAACTGAAGAATGACGTAAAACTTCAGAAAGGATATAATGCTGTTGGTTTTTCTCAAGGAGGCCAGTTTCT TCGAGCTATTGCACAGAAGTGTCCTTTTCCACCAATGATGAACCTTATATCTGTGGGAGGCCAACATCAAG GTGTTTATGGATTCCCACGCTGCCCTGCCTCGTCCACCATTTGTAATTTTATCCGTGAAATGCTCAATGAAGGAGCATATGTTGG CTTTGTTCAGAACAA cttGGTGCAGGCGGAATACTGGCACGATCCAATGAATGAAGCAGAGTACAGAGCTAAGAGCATCTTCCTTGCCGATATCAACCAGGAAAGACCT ACAAAGAACGCCACATACAAGACGAACCTGTTGAAGTTGAAGAACATGGTGCTGGTGAAGTTTGCACAGGACACTATGGTTGTTCCTAAAGAAAGTGAG TGGTTTGGATTTTACAAACCTGGACAGAGCCAGATTCTGTACAACATGACACAAAGTGAACTTTATATCAAG AATTACATTGGACTTCAAGAACTTTATACCAGTGGGCGCATCAAGTTTCTAACCAGCAATTCTGATCACCTGCGTTTTACAGAAGAGTGGTTCATAGAAAACATCATCAAGCCATATCTGGCTCCTGCCTAA